The following are encoded in a window of Perca fluviatilis chromosome 21, GENO_Pfluv_1.0, whole genome shotgun sequence genomic DNA:
- the mki67 gene encoding proliferation marker protein Ki-67 isoform X1, whose amino-acid sequence MPLHGKIVVIKRSGGDGTEFPLISTCLIGRRPDCDIRIQLPQVSKEHCRIDLNENKEVILTNLSSVNPTCVNGEALQQSERLKHGDVITVIDRSFRFEYPPPPTPKKRSSKGGKTETLKVLQDQQVGAAVATETGEKRISEVTTDPHLKDGTNHDNIQRPLEKTVEVETKEDDGLLQSKTASPFNDLYQMIKKSLDVKTPRKSSASVLQTPTSRFCTPKPGSVRKNDGKPVLSTEDKSTPKKDEAKVSPVADETKGEAENVSNGTPKSVKKQRRSSQVPSTELARPEVGEAENAAGSEATSPQKRSRTPPQRFSACEVEPKSPVRRRSKEAEPAATEEQEEQAVTPTKTDGLRRSSPRNSGKEASKKRKYGEVAADSPTPQMKRKRVSFGGYLCPELFDKRLPPDSPLCKGATPRRSLCVSKPKQSLLRRASAIGLRQEFEEEHPGSPNVRSPAKMRTPSPKSSKKSPKARTPSPKAASPAKKSPKSKSASPAGVQTPLIQGRFSVSHISTPSPVAEDAVTDQVPLVTVTPKVPLRRKSLSRETPSTAKSAVKVMRRRSGISRASLKVKNSWADIVRFGPTKLQVAVPAKKTVTKKAAKKTVSKPQTPARKPKDHVSTGHADSPVTIVVGRAHKQKVLHPTGAAPRLVTNIALLKKNMKMDEDLSGISEMLKTPLNERKGRSVIGENDATKTPVGGLATSVVEPSVLNTPEEPGEMMVSPLSVSSTVKDRRYNTEAVQRLLNDDQESSIVSDGSASEIHCDDFSEQQCADLKTTSVTTPKQKPELPECLTGVKRIMKTPRQKAEPVEDIRGKILKTPKQKPEQQECLTGVKRMMTTPRQEAEPVEDIREELLTTPKQKPELPECLTGVKRIMKTPRQKAEPVEDIRGKILKTPKQKPEQQECLTGVKRMMTTPRQEAEPVEDIGEELLTTPKRKPEQQQCLSGVKRICKTPQQEAEPLEDVQGKLLQAPKALEAGDASLGGVEQTVETPAHMQESEDLSEMTDMKTPNVKSSPLVPPREKAKPVEENFGIKRLVKPEEDFGGLQELMEEPLAEPTGQLETNEVEDQTAPDCDEDVAKEADANEVVVDDHMEEVPSGHNDNESSDAVETISQAAVDENISVEQPTVDAADENISEQPTVGAADENISEEQPTVDEKISEEQPTVDAVDENISEEQPTVDADISEEKPTVAAADEILPVEQPTVDEKMSEQPTVEAIDENISGEQPTVDAAGENISGEQPTVDAADKILPGEQPTVDENISGEQPTVDAIDENISGEQPTVDAIDENISVETATGKVTEMDTTATEAEHEKKSVRGRRAKTAEDKREAAEQSEDPVVPAPVRGRRGKKTEAAAPPAVKQTTRGRNAKSQEDRDVELPMEKSASLPPKVAIKPRRGRNAKTASDDQLEMVQEVAPEIEQNPPIDVDQEAHDSAAPLEKAVLKPKRGRKTKQPEQPVPEQEDAPSTHSDGVPQADMANADANEVCSDQLELVLSGSDENQEQPTVETATGKVIELDTTATKAEHEKKSVRGRRAKTAEDKREAAEQSEDPVVPAPVRGRRGKKTEAAAPPAVKQTTRGRNAKSQEDRDVELPMEKSASLPPKVALKPRRGRNAKMASDDQPEMGPEKAVETTPATEISTEAVSDHTPMKENESAPPAEEAVLKPVRGRKTKLTPVEPPQPEKNEVVINEPLTVDAQPQKSIPALGKARRGRQTKPDAVERNEVMEDTVVAVETKQQSQPPVRAKRGRNAKQEEEQLESTSVETATSQEPAKKLRRTRKAEQDVEPREVQAVEMVIPEKTEAPLVAEPVMMDEQTAVAAKPRRGGRKAKQDPELETPVESTEVPAVSATDKLKRGRRGKQVTEEGGVPAVVPEEQPDHELEAEEKNITEPNAPVLKPSRARGAKTSVKKEVSQAVPAKRARRGAALALDESSAESTAPAPTSVEPAKKGRRAAAKPTADDATVTGEQPNPTEDSSDAVVEDAKMSKRCVRWKADLEVFDVSRVTPVKAVRGRKPKLAVQVDAESKTVSEDAEETEEKDLSDRVVEAQPVKRARRGAKVADVTTAEGESTRKVKSVEVETQPKTRRGRIAKK is encoded by the exons ATGCCATTGCATGGGAAAATAGTCGTGATTAAGAGGAGTGGAGGAGATGGGACTGAGTTTCCTCTTATTTCAACATGCCTAATTGGAAG GAGGCCTGACTGCGATATTCGTATTCAGCTTCCTCAAGTCTCCAAGGAGCATTGCAGAATTGACTTGAATGAAAATAAAGAG GTCATTTTGACAAATTTGAGCTCAGTGAATCCAACTTGTGTGAATGGAGAGGCTTTGCAGCAGTCTGAGCGTTTGAAGCATGGAGATGTGATAACTGTTATTGACCGTTCTTTTAG GTTTGAGTACCCTCCACCACCCACACCAAAGAAGAGGTCTTCCAAAGGAGGCAAAACTGAAACCCTCAAA GTTCTTCAAGATCAGCAAGTGGGGGCCGCTGTCGCCACCGAAACAGGAGAAAAACGGATCTCTGAAGTTACCACCG ACCCTCATCTGAAAGATGGAACTAACCATGACAACATCCAGCGACCTCTGGAAAAAACTGTGGAGGTGGAGACCAAGGAGGATGATGGCCTGCTGCAAAGCAAGACCGCCTCCCCCTTCAACGATCTGTATCAAATGATCAAAAAATCTCTGGATGTCAAGACTCCTCGGAAATCTTCTGCCAGCGTGCTTCAAACGCCTACCTCAAGGTTTTGCACTCCAAAACCTGGTTCAGTGAGGAAAAATGATGGGAAACCTGTCCTTTCAACCGAAGACAAAAGCACTCCAAAGAAGGATGAAGCTAAAGTCTCTCCTGTAGCTGACGAAACTAAGGGGGAGGCTGAAAATGTAAGTAACGGGACCCCCAAGTCTGTTAAGAAGCAGAGGAGGTCCTCCCAGGTTCCTTCTACTGAGCTGGCCAGACCTGAAGTTGGAGAAGCTGAAAATGCTGCCGGCTCTGAAGCAACTTCACCCCAGAAGAGAAGCCGTACACCCCCCCAGAGGTTCAGTGCGTGTGAGGTTGAGCCCAAATCACCCGTGAGGAGGAGAAGCAAGGAGGCAGAGCCTGCCGCGACCGAGGAACAAGAAGAACAAGCAGTGACTCCTACCAAAACGGATGGTCTTAGAAGGTCATCACCAAGGAACTCTGGGAAAG AGGCGTCCAAAAAACGTAAATATGGAGAGGTGGCGGCCGACTCGCCCACACCACAAATGAAAAGGAAACGGGTTTCCTTTGGAGGTTACCTGTGTCCTGAGTTGTTTGACAAACGTCTGCCTCCTGACTCTCCATTATGCAAGGGGGCCACTCCGCGGAGAAGCTTGTGTGTCTCTAAACCCAAGCAGTCACTCCTCAGACGAGCATCAGCCATTGGTTTGCGACAG GAGTTTGAAGAAGAGCATCCAGGTAGCCCTAATGTGCGCAGTCCTGCAAAAATGAGGACTCCATCACCTAAATCATCAAAGAAGTCTCCAAAGGCCAGGACCCCCTCTCCCAAAGCTGCGTCTCCTGCAAAGAAGTCGCCAAAATCCAAGAGTGCATCTCCTGCAGGAGTCCAGACCCCCTTAATACAAGGGCGCTTCTCTGTGTCACACATCAGCACACCATCTCCAGTTGCAGAAGATGCCGTAACTGATCAGGTGCCTTTAGTCACTGTAACTCCTAAAGTACCCCTGAGGAGGAAGAGCCTGTCCCGGGAGACTCCAAGTACGGCAAAGAGTGCTGTAAAAGTAATGCGCAGAAGAAGTGGCATTTCACGGGCATCTCTGAAAG TCAAAAATTCCTGGGCAGACATTGTGAGATTTGGGCCAACTAAGCTTCAAGTTGCTGTTCCAGCTAAAAAAACAGTCACCAAAAAGGCAGCAAAGAAGACTGTGTCCAAACCACAG ACTCCTGCAAGAAAACCCAAAGACCATGTCAGCACTGGACATGCAGACTCACCAGTTACCATTGTTGTGGGCAGAGCTCACAAACAAAAGGTTTTACATCCAACTGGTGCTGCGCCAAGACTGGTCACCAACATTGCACTCCTGAAAAAGAACATGAAAATGGATGAGGACTTGAGTG gaaTTTCGGAAATGTTAAAAACCCCTTTAAATGAAAGGAAGGGGAGATCAGTAATTGGTGAGAACGATGCCACAAAGACACCAGTGGGAGGTCTAGCCACATCCGTGGTAGAACCATCAGTGCTGAACACACCGGAGGAGCcag GTGAAATGATGGTGTCTCCACTGAGTGTTTCGTCTACCGTAAAAGACCGAAGATACAACACTGAGGCAGTCCAACGCCTCCTTAATGATGACCAAGAATCTAGCATCGTCAGTGACGGCTCTGCCTCTGAGATTCACTGTGACGATTTTAGCGAACAGCAGTGTGCAGATTTGAAGACGACCTCTGTAACAACTCCCAAACAGAAGCCAGAATTGCCAGAGTGTCTCACCGGAGTCAAGAGGATCATGAAGACGCCAAGACAGAAAGCCGAGCCTGTCGAGGACATCAGAGGGAAGATTTTGAAGACCCCTAAGCAGAAACCCGAGCAACAAGAGTGCCTCACCGGAGTCAAGAGGATGATGACTACTCCGAGACAGGAGGCTGAGCCTGTAGAGGACATCAGAGAAGAACTTCTGACAACTCCCAAACAGAAGCCAGAATTGCCAGAGTGTCTCACCGGAGTCAAGAGGATCATGAAGACGCCAAGACAGAAAGCCGAGCCCGTCGAGGACATCAGAGGGAAGATTTTGAAGACCCCTAAGCAGAAACCCGAGCAACAAGAGTGCCTCACCGGAGTCAAGAGGATGATGACTACTCCGAGACAGGAGGCTGAGCCTGTAGAGGACATCGGAGAGGAACTTCTGACAACTCCCAAACGGAAGCCTGAACAACAACAGTGCCTCAGCGGAGTTAAGAGGATTTGTAAGACCCCACAACAGGAGGCTGAACCTCTTGAAGATGTTCAAGGAAAACTTCTGCAAGCTCCCAAAGCTCTAGAGGCTGGTGATGCGAGTTTGGGTGGTGTTGAGCAAACTGTGGAGACGCCAGCACACATGCAAGAATCTGAAGACCTATCTGAAATGACAGACATGAAAACTCCAAACGTAAAAAGCTCCCCATTGGTACCTCCCAGAGAAAAGGCCAAACCTGTTGAGGAGAACTTTGGTATCAAGAGGCTTGTGAAACCAGAGGAAGACTTTGGGGGACTTCAGGAGCTCATGGAGGAGCCGCTGGCTGAACCCACAGGACAACTGGAGACAAATGAG gtTGAGGATCAAACCGCTCCAGATTGTGATGAAGATGTAGCAAAAG aagCAGATGCAAATGAAGTTGTCGTTGATGACCACATGGAGGAGGTGCCAAGTGGACACAATGATAATGAATCATCAGATGCCGTGGAAACGATCTCTCAAGCAGCTGTAGATGAGAATATATCTGTGGAACAACCCACAGTGGACGCAGCAGATGAGAATATATCAGAACAACCCACAGTGGGTGCAGCAGATGAGAATATATCTGAAGAACAACCCACAGTAGATGAGAAAATATCTGAAGAACAACCCACAGTAGACGCAGTAGATGAGAATATATCTGAAGAACAACCCACAGTAGATGCAGATATATCTGAAGAAAAACCCACAGTGGCTGCAGCAGATGAGATCTTACCTGTAGAACAACCCACAGTAGATGAGAAAATGTCTGAACAACCCACAGTGGAAGCAATAGATGAGAATATATCTGGAGAACAACCCACAGTAGATGCAGCAGGTGAGAATATATCTGGAGAACAACCCACAGTGGATGCAGCAGACAAGATCTTACCTGGAGAACAACCCACAGTAGATGAGAATATATCTGGAGAACAACCCACAGTGGATGCAATAGATGAGAATATATCTGGAGAACAACCCACAGTGGACGCAATAGATGAGAATATATCTGTGGAGACTGCTACTGGCAAAGTCACAGAAATGGACACAACTGCCACCGAAGCTGAGCATGAGAAGAAATCCGTTCGAGGCAGAAGGGCAAAAACAGCTGAGGATAAACGAGAGGCAGCAGAACAGTCTGAAGATCCTGTCGTCCCTGCTCCAGtcagaggaaggagagggaagAAAACTGAAGCTGCAGCACCACCTGCTGTGAAACAAACAACAAGAGGCAGAAATGCAAAGTCCCAAGAAGACAGGGATGTTGAGCTCCCAATGGAGAAAAGTGCATCCCTGCCTCCCAAAGTTGCCATTAAGCCTAGAAGAGGAAGAAATGCCAAAACCGCTTCTGATGATCAACTGGAGATGGTCCAAGAGGTTGCCCCTGAAATTGAACAGAATCCACCTATTGATGTTGACCAAGAAGCACATGACAGTGCAGCACCCCTGGAGAAGGCTGTGTTGAAGCCCAAGCGAGGGAGAAAAACTAAACAGCCTGAACAACCAGTGCCAGAGCAGGAAGATGCGCCTAGTACTCACAGTGACGGTGTTCCCCAAGCCGACATGGCTAATG CAGATGCAAATGAGGTCTGCAGTGACCAGCTGGAGCTGGTGCTCAGTGGAAGTGATGAAAATCAAGAACAACCCACAGTGGAGACTGCTACTGGCAAAGTCATCGAATTAGACACAACTGCCACCAAAGCTGAGCATGAGAAGAAATCAGTTCGAGGCAGAAGGGCAAAAACGGCTGAGGATAAACGAGAGGCAGCAGAACAGTCTGAAGATCCTGTCGTCCCTGCTCCAGtcagaggaaggagagggaagAAAACTGAAGCTGCAGCACCACCTGCTGTGAAACAAACAACAAGAGGCAGAAATGCAAAGTCCCAAGAAGACAGGGATGTTGAGCTCCCAATGGAGAAAAGTGCGTCCCTGCCTCCCAAAGTTGCCCTTAAGCCTAGAAGAGGAAGAAATGCCAAAATGGCTTCCGATGATCAACCTGAGATGGGACCAGAGAAAGCTGTGGAAACAACACCGGCAACTGAGATTTCCACTGAAGCTGTGAGTGACCACACTCCAATGAAAGAAAATGAGTCTGCCCCCCCTGCAGAGGAAGCTGTCCTGAAGCCCGTTAGAGGGagaaaaactaaactaactCCTGTTGAGCCACCTCAGCCAGAGAAAAACGAAGTTGTGATTAATGAGCCTCTTACAGTCGATGCACAACCTCAAAAGTCCATTCCTGCTCTTGGAAAAGccaggagagggagacagacgaAGCCTGATGCTGTTGAACGGAATGAGGTGATGGAAGACACGGTTGTTGCTGTGGAGACCAAGCAGCAGTCTCAGCCTCCAGTCAGGGCTAAGAGGGGAAGAAATGCTAAACAGGAAGAAGAGCAGCTAGAGTCGACTTCCGTGGAGACTGCCACATCCCAGGAGCCAGCTAAAAAACTGAGGAGAACCAGGAAGGCAGAGCAAGACGTAGAACCGAGAGAAGTCCAAGCCGTTGAAATGGTTATTCCAGAGAAGACTGAAGCGCCACTTGTCGCCGAACCGGTGATGATGGATGAACAGACTGCAGTGGCTGCAAAACCCAGGAGAGGAGGGCGGAAAGCAAAACAAGACCCCGAGCTCGAAACCCCTGTGGAGTCCACCGAGGTCCCTGCTGTCAGCGCCACAGACAAACTCAAAAGGGGTAGGAGAGGGAAACAAGTCACTGAAGAGGGTGGAGTCCCCGCTGTCGTACCAGAGGAACAACCTGACCACGAGCTGGAGGCCGAAGAGAAGAATATTACTGAGCCAAACGCTCCAGTTCTCAAACCAAGCCGGGCAAGGGGGGCGAAAACTTCTGTAAAAAAGGAGGTTTCACAAGCCGTTCCAGCCAAGAGAGCCCGTCGAGGCGCAGCTCTTGCCCTTGATGAGTCCAGTGCCGAATCCACAGCGCCTGCGCCAACTTCAGTAGAGCCCGCCAAAAAAGGGAGACGGGCAGCAGCAAAGCCCACAGCAGATGATGCCACAGTGACCGGAGAGCAGCCTAATCCCACTGAAGATTCAAGCGATGCGGTCGTGGAAGAcgccaaaatgtccaaaagatGCGTGAGGTGGAAAGCAGATTTGGAAGTCTTTGACGTTTCAAGAGTAACCCCTGTGAAGGCAGTCCGAGGTAGGAAACCGAAACTTGCAGTCCAAGTCGACGCTGAAAGCAAAACCGTGTCAGAGGATGCTGAGGAAACTGAAGAGAAGGATCTCTCAGACCGAGTTGTTGAAGCTCAGCCCGTCAAGAGAGCCAGGCGAGGGGCGAAGGTCGCGGATGTAACCACCGCTGAAGGGGAGTCCACACGCAAGGTGAAAAGTGTTGAGGTGGAGACACAGCCAAAAACCCGAAGAGGAAGAATCGCTAAGAAATAA